In Pseudomonas oryzihabitans, the DNA window CAGCTAAGGGACGCATGGATATCTTCCTGAAAGGGCTGAACCTATGACCGACCGCAGATGACGAATACGGCAAGCAGGGCCCAGCTTTGCTAACGTGGCGTTCGTAGTATCCCGTCAAGAGACCCCCTATGCCCACGGCCCTGACCCGACTGATCGACGACCTCGAAAAACACCCCCAACTGCTCACCCTGGTAGCCTGCCTCGGCCTCCTGCTGGCCGCCTGGGTCCTCAACTGGATCGTCAAGCGCATCCTGGTGCGCGGCTTCTATCGCCTGCTGCGCAGCACCTCCTTCGGCCAGGATCACGAACTCAATCACCACAGAGTCATCGGCCGGCTGGCCAACATCGTCCCGGCCCTGGTGCTCTCGATCGGCATCGAGCTGGTGCCGGGTCGCCCCGACGCCCTGGTCACCGTGGTGCAGAACGTCTGCAGTGCCTTCATCGTGCTGACCATCGCCCTGGCCCTGGGCAGCGCCCTGAACATGGTCAACGTGCTCTATTCGCGGCGCCCTTCGGCGCGGCTCAAGCCGATCAAGGGCTACGTCCAGGTCAGCAAGATCGTCATCTACGCCATCGCGGTCATCCTGATGATCGCCACCCTGATCGACCGCTCGCCGCTGATCCTGCTCTCCGGCCTCGGTGCCATGGCCGCGGTGCTGCTGTTGATCTTCCAGGACACCCTGCTCTCCCTGGTGGCCAGCGTGCAGATCTCCAGCAACGACATCATCCGCGTCGGCGACTGGATCGAAATGCCCCAGCTCAACGCCGATGGCGACGTCATCGACATCGCCCTGCACACGGTCAAGGTGCAGAACTTCGACAAGACCATCACCACCATCCCCACCAAGAGATTCATCACCGACTCCTTCCGCAACTACCGCGGCATGCAGGAGGCCGGTGGCCGGCGCATCAAGCGGGCGCTCAACATCGACCAGAACAGCGTGCACTTCCTCAGCGACACCGAGCGCGAGCACCTGCACCGCTTCAACCTGCTGGATGACTACCTCACCGCCAAGGAAGAGGAACTGGCGGAGTGGAACCGCAAGCTGGAAAAACGCGGCCAGGAACCGGTCAACACCCGCCGGGTGACCAACCTGGGTACCTTTCGCGCCTATGTGGAGCGCTACCTGCGTGCCCATCCCGGGGTCCACCAGGGTATGACCCTGCTGGTACGCCAGATGCCGCTCTCCGGCGAGGGTCTGCCGGTGGAGATCTACTGCTTCACCAACACCACGGTGTGGGCGCAATATGAGGGCATCCAGGGGGACATCTTCGATCACCTGCTCTCCATCCTCCCGGAATTCGGCCTGCATGTGTTCCAGCACCCGAGCGGACGCGACTTCCGCGGGCGCCTGGTACCGCGCGAGGCCATGACCTCCCTAGGCGAACCGGGCACTCCGGCGCCCTGATCGTCCGTCCCCGGCCTAAGGAAAGACCATGATCATCGTCCACCACCTGAACAACTCCCGCTCCCAGCGGGTGCTCTGGCTGCTCGAAGAGCTTGGCGTCGATTATCGGGTACAGCGTTACGAACGCGCCGCCGGCGGGCTGTTCGCGCCACCGGAATTGCGCAAGGTACATCCCCTGGGCAAGTCGCCGATAATCGTCGACGGCGACCTGACCCTGGCTGAATCCGGCGCCATCGTCGACTACCTGGCACGGCGCTATGGACCGCAACTGCTGCCGGCCCAGGACAGCCCCGAGTTCGTGCGCTACACCTACTGGCTGCACTACGCCGAGGGCTCGGCCATGACACCGCTGCTGCTCAAGCTGGTGTTCGACCGTATCGCCACCTCGCCCATGCCCTTCTTCGCCAGGCCCATCGCCAAGGGCATCGCTGCCAAGGCCACCGCGAGCTTCATCCAGCCGCAACTGGACCTGCACCTGGACTACCTGGAAAGCCAACTGGGCGCCAGCGGCTGGTTCGTCGGCGACCGCTTCACCGCGGCCGACATCCAGCTCAGCTTCCCCCTGGAGGCCGCCGCCAGCCGCGCCGGCCTGGACAACGGCAAGCGCCCCAAGCTGGTGGACTTCCTCAAACGCATCCACGCCCGCCCGGCTTATCAACGGGCGCTGGAGCAGGGTGGGTCCTACGTCTACGCCTGAGGCTCGAACCCCGTAGGTTGGGCTGAAGCGGCTCCATCGCCGAAGCCCAACAGGCGCAGGGTGCCATGGTGTTGGGCTTCGCTGACGCTCAACCCAACCTACGCCGCATCCGGCTGCATCGATAGGTCCCCCTCTCCCCCTGGGAGAGGGCTGGGGTGAGGGAAGCCCCCATAGTGTGAAAAACCGCGCCAGCGTTTTCCACTGACGTCCCAACGTCCTTACCACGTCTACGCCTGAGGCTCAGACGCCGATGCCCGCACCCGTAGGTTGGGCTGAGGCGGCTCCATCGCCGAAGCCCAACAGGCGCAAGGTGCCTTGGGTGTTGGGCTTTGCTGACGCTCAACCCAACCTACGCTGCATCCGGCTGCCTCGACAGGCCCCCTCTCCCCCTGGGCGAGGGTTGGGGTGAGGGTCCCCTCCCTCACTGCCGCATCGGCATCCGATCGACCGTGCCGAACAAGGCCTTGAGCGACCACCCCTGCTCTTCGCTCACCTTGACACCACCATCCTTGCCCACCAGATAGAGCGTCGCCGGCTGCCCAGCGCGCGCGTCCAGCGCCTGGAGCAGCGCCTGGCTCTGTTCCGGGCGCAGCGGCTGGTCGTTGCGGCTGCCGGCGCCGGCCACCACGGTATAGAGCACCATGTCCCGTTCGACGAAGGCTTCGCGATTCGCTGGCTGCGCCAGTTCCTCGCGGAGCTTCACCACCTGGGGATCATTGGCCGTCGGCGCGACCAGGATCAGCGGTCGGGTCTGCCAGCGTTCCGCCTCCAGGGGGTTGTCGGCCGCCTGGGCCGTCGAGACCAGACCGGCGATCAGGGTGGTCGCCAGGCCTACCAGCGCAAGGGTCTTCATGGACGCTTTCCTTCCGTTCGGTTGCCAAGAGTCGTCCAGCATTGACCTCGGTCCGGCGTCAGGGATCGCCCTGGCGATTTCGGGTTACACAAAAACCGCGAGTTCCGTTGTTCATAAATCACCAATAGGTAGCCCTACATAGCAATAAATGGTCGACTATAGAGTCTAGACGACCATTCCTGCCAATTTTAAAAAGAACATTGCGAGCACTACCTCGAGCGGACTAACGTTAGCCCCATGCACAACGCCCATACCCTCATCCTCCTCCGGCAGCACCGCTGCCTGCGACTGGTCAGTCCACGACTGCGAAGCTCGACCGCGCTCGCTTCGTAAGTCCCGACCACGCCCAAGGAAAGAATCGCCATGACCATGCTCCAAGATCCCTCACAGAAGTACCGTCCCTTCACGCCCATCGCCCTGCCCGACCGCACCTGGCCGGACAAGGTCATCAACAAGGCGCCGATCTGGCTGTCCACTGACCTGCGCGACGGCAACCAGTCGCTGATCGAGCCGATGGACGCCGAGAAGAAGATGGCCTTCTTCAAGTGCCTGATCGCCGTGGGCCTGAAGGAGATCGAGGTGGGTTTCCCCTCCGCCTCCCAGACCGACTTCGATTTCGTCCGCGAGCTGATCGAGGGTGGACACATCCCCGACGACGTCACCATCCAGGTGCTGACCCAGGCCCGTGATGACCTCATCGAGCGCACCTTCGAGTCGCTCAAGGGGGCCAAGCGCGCCATCGTCCACTACTACAACGCCTGTGCACCCAGCTTCCGCCGCATCGTCTTCAACCAGGACCAGGCGGGCGTCAAGGCCATCGCCGTGGCCGCTGGCCAGACCATCGTGCGCCTGGCCGCCGAGCGTCCGGAAACCCAGTGGGGCTTCGAGTATTCCCCCGAGGTGTTCAGCTCCACCGAGACCGACTTCGCCGTCGAGGTGTGCAACGCGGTGATCGCGGTGTTCGCACCGACCCCGGCCAACAAGCTGATTCTCAACCTGCCGGCCACCATCGAGTGCGCCACGCCCAACAACTACGCCGACCAGATCGAGTGGTTCGGCCGCCACATCGACCGCCGCGATAGCGTGCTGATCAGCGTCCACACCCACAACGACCGCGGCACCGGCGTCGCCGCCTCGGAACTGGCGGTGATGGCCGGCGCCGATCGGGTCGAAGGCTGCCTGTTCGGCAACGGCGAACGCACCGGCAACGTCTGCCTGGTGACCCTGGCGCTCAACCTCTACACCCAGGGCGTCAACCCAGAGCTGGACTTCTCCGACATCGACGCCGTGCGCAAGACCGTCGAGGAGTGCAACCAGCTGCCGGTGCACCCGCGCCATCCCTATGTCGGCGATCTGGTCCACACCGCCTTCTCCGGCTCCCACCAGGACGCCATCCGCAAGGGCTTCGCCCAGCAGAAGCCGGATGCGCTCTGGGAAGTGCCCTACCTGCCCATCGACCCGGCCGACATCGGTCGCGACTACGAGGCGGTCATCCGCGTCAACAGCCAGTCGGGCAAGGGCGGCATCGCCTTCCTGCTGGAACAGGAATACGGCATCAGCCTGCCGCGCCGCATGCAGATCGAATTCAGCCAAGTGGTGCAGCGCGAGACTGATCGCCTGGGCCTGGAGATGACCGCCGCCCAGATCCACGGTCTGCTCGAACAGGAATACCTGCAGGCCAAGAGCCCCTATGCGCTGGTCAGCCACAAGCTGCGCGAGGAAGACGGCACCTCCACCGTCGACATCAAGGTCGCCGTCGACGGTCGCATCGAGCACTGGCACGGCACCGCCAAGGGTCCGCTGGAAGCCCTGGTCGCCAGCCTGCCCCAGACAGTGGAGATCATGGACTACCACGAGCACTCCATTGGCGCCGGCGCCAACGCCAAGGCCGCCTCCTACATCGAGGTCCGCCTGGAAGGCCAGCGTCCCCTGCATGGCATCGGTATTGACGAGAACATCACCACGGCCAGCTTCCGTGCCCTGCTCAGTGCCCTGAATCGCGCGGTTACCCAGGCGCAGGCCAAGGCGGCCTAATACTGACATTCGTCAAACTTAAGGGAATGCCCGTCGGCGTTCCCTTTTTTTATGGCGCCTCTGCATCGATACTGGCCGCTTCGAGGAATTTCCGCTTCCGCCGTGCAGCGCCACGCCGAAAGCGGTCCGTTACGGACGGTCGATGAACGTATCTTCGCTTCGGGTTCACCCCGCCCTGGGTAGCGCCTTGGCACTCAGCGGCGTGTTCCTGATCGCTTCTCTGCTGTGCATAACGCTTGCCCGTCAAGATGCCAGTTCGGTGCCCACCCTGTGGTTACCCAACGGTCTGGCCCTGGCATGGCTGCTGCGCCGTCAGCCGCAAGAGTGGCCGCTACTGTCCATTGCGGTGGTAGCCGCCGCTGTACTGGCGGATCTGCTGAGTGGTGGAACGACACTGCATGGCCTGGGGTACGGCCTGAGCAGCCTGGCCGAGATCCTGCTGGGCGCCATGCTGTTACAGCGGCAACGTCTGGCGTTCGATCGCAACATCGCCGCCATGGGCCGCCTGCTTATCCATGGCGTTCTCCTGCCGCCCCTCCTGGGCGCGGCCCTGGGTACCCTGATCATGAGTCTGGCAGGGGAGAACGAGTGGCTGACCGTGGCCGTCCACTGGTACATCGGTGACGCGCTGGGCCTGCTAGTAGTACTACCATTGGCCTTCCTACAGTGGCCGCTGACCTTGACGGTCTTCACCCGGCACGGCCTCGGGGAGTTTGTCGCGCTCCTCGTGCTGAGTCCCTTGCTGGCCATCTGTATCCTGAGTTACCTGCCCTATCCCTTCGTCTATCTGGCAATGCTGCTGTTGATGCTGACCATGCGCCTCACGGTAGAGGGTACGGCGCTCATCGGTGGGCTCAATATCTTCCTGCTGGGCAATCTCATTGCCTACGACCATGTCATCGATCTGACGGGCGCATCCCTGGTTACCCAGGCGCTCACCTATATCCCGGTGGCGCTGATGCAGATCCCCCCGCTGCTGCTGGCGTCCGCGGTGCAACAGAGTCGCCATCAGCATCAACGACTGCTGCGCAATCAGGCACGCTATCGGCACGCCATGCAGACGGCGCCCTATGGGATGGCGCTGGTGTCCACCCAGGGCCTGTTATCGGACGTCAATCCGGCTCTGGAAAGCATGCTGGGTTACTCACGCCATGCCCTCGAAGGCCAGCCACTGGGCGACCTGCTGGCCGAGCCCCATGCCGAACCCGACCTTGGCGAGCACGAGCAGACATTGCAACTCCGCCACCATGACGGCCACGCCCTATGGGTGATGATGGCCTGTTCGCCCGACCACGACGACCAGGATCTGCTGACGGGTTATCTGCTGCAGGTTCGTGATATCGATGCCGAGCGGCGCGCCGATGAGATCAATGCGCACCTGCGCGAACGCTTGCAACTGGCGATTCGCGCTAGCAACGTCGGCATCTGGGAGTGGGACAGCCGCAGTCGTCAGTTCATCGCCGACACCAAGGTCCATCAGCTCTACGGATTGCCGCTGATCGATGGCTATCACGAACTGACGACCTGGATCGGGGCCTTGCATCCTGAGGATCGCGAGGCCTCCATGACCCTCTTCCGCGAGTCGATCCGTAACCTTTCCTCCTACGAACACGAATTCCGCATCGTCCGTCCGGACGGTGTCGAGCGCCGGATCCTCTCCGAAGTGATCGCCATCGAAAGCAGCGAGGGCCACTGCCGCATGGTCGGCAGCAACCGCGACGTCACCGAGCACCACCGGTTGACCACGGCACTCTACGAAGAAAAGGAACGACTGCAGGTCACCCTCGCCTCCATCGCCGACGCCGTCCTGACCACCGACGTGGACGGTCGCGTCCTCTTTCTCAATCCGGTCGCCGAGCAGCTGACCGGCTGGTCGCTGGCGGACGCCCAGGGGCGGCCCCACGAAGAGGTGTTTCTCATCCACGACAGCCAGAGCGATGCGATCCTGCCCAGCCCGGTGGCCCGCTGCCTGCGCGACCAAACCATCACCTCGCTGGACGAAGGCGCCGTGCTGCTCAGCCGGCACGGTGAGCGACACGAGGTACAGGATTCCGCAGCGCCGGTGCGCACGGTGGATGGCCGCATCATTGGCGCGGTGCTGGTATTCCAGAACGTCACCCATGCGCGCAACCTGCAGCGCGAACTGAGCTACAACGCCTCCCACGACACCCTCACCGGCCTCTTCAACCGCCTGAAGTTCGAGCAGGAACTGGACGCCGCCTGGCAACAGGCCCAGGCCGGCACCACCCAGCATGCCTTGTGCTTCATCGACCTGGATCGCTTCAAGGTGGTCAACGACTCTGCTGGCCATGCCGCCGGCGACCTGCTGCTGCGCGAGCTGGGCACCCTGCTGCGTGACTCCCTGCGCGGCTCCGATGCCGTGGCGCGTATCGGCGGCGACGAATTCGCCCTCTTGCTGCGTGACTGCGATCTGGTGCAGGCCGAGGCCGTCGCCGAAAAGCTCATCGCCAGCATCGGCGCCGTGCGCTTCAACTGGCAGAACCGGGTCTACGACGTCGGCGCCAGCGCCGGCATCGTCGCCATCACCGCCGAGACCCGCAGCCCCGCCGAATTGATGAGTCAGGCCGATGTGGCCTGCTACACCGCCAAGCACGCCGGGCGCAATCGCGCCGCGCTCTATCGGGCCGGCAGCGAAGATGTGGAACGCCAGCACCGCGAGATCCTCATGGCCAGCGGTCTGCGCGAGGCCCTGGAACAGCATCGCTTCGAACTGCACGCGCAGCCTATCGTCGCCACGCGCGACAGCGGCCGCGACGAGCAGCATGTCGAACTGCTGCTGCGCCTGCGCGACGTCCAGGGCCAGCTGATTTCCCCGGCCACCTTCATCCCGGCCGCCGAACGCTTCGGCCTGATGAGCAACATCGACCGCTGGGTGGTGCGCCAGGTATTGATCGAACTGGTGCCCTGGCTGCAGGCGCGTCCCCAGCTGCACGTGGGCATCAATCTCTCGGGCAACAGCCTGAGCGACCCGGGCTTCCTGCCCGAACTGCTGGAGCTGATCGCCGCCTCGCCGCTGGATCCACAGCGCCTGCTGTTCGAGCTGACCGAGACAGCGGTCATCAACAAGCTGTCGGTGGCCTCCGCACTCATCAGCCAGGTGCGCGAACGCGGCTGCCGCATCGCCCTGGACGACTTTGGCGCGGGACTCAGCTCCTTCACCTACCTGAAGCACTTCCGCGTCGACTACGTGAAGATCGACGGCAGTTTCATCCGCAATCTCGATCAGGATCCTCTGGATCGCGCCATCGTCGAGTCCATCAACCAGGTCGCCCATCACCTGGGGGCCGAGACCATCGCCGAGTTCGTCGAATCCCGGGCCACCTTCGAGCTGCTCGGTACCATCGGCGTCGACTACGCCCAGGGCTATGCGCTCGGCAAACCCATCCCCCTGCTGGAGTGGTCAGGGCCGCCGCGTCTCGAACCTTGAGCCGCGGCCATCGGTCGTAACCTGCATGTCTTCCCTATCCAGATGAGGATCCCATGCAAAAACGTACCCTCGGCCACTCCGACCTGCAGGTCCCGCCCCTCTGCTTCGGTGGCAACGTCTTTGGCTGGACGCTGGACGAAGCCCAGTCCTTTCGTATGCTGGACGCGCTGCTCGACGTCGGCCTGGATTTCATCGACACCGCCGACGTCTATTCGCGCTGGGCGCCAGATAACCGTGGCGGCGAGTCCGAGACCCTGCTCGGCAAGTGGTTCGCCCGGAGCGGCAAGCGCGATCAGGTGATCCTGGCCACCAAGCTGGGCATGGACATGGGCGAAGGTCGCAAGGGCCTCAAGGCGAGCTATGTGCAGGAAGCGGTGGAAGCCTCGCTCAAGCGCCTGCAGACCGATCGCATCGACCTCTACCAGGCGCATTGCGATGATCAGGACACGCCCCTGGAAGAGACCCTAGGGGCCTTCGCCCGCCTGGTGGAACAGGGCAAGGTGCGGGTGATCGGCGCCTCCAACCATGGTGGCCAGCGCCTGCGCGAAGCGGCCCAGGTCGCCGAGCGCCTGGGCGTGCCGGGCTACCAGAGCCTGCAGCCGCACTACAATCTGCATGCGCGCAAGGACTACGAGACCGATCTGGAGCCGGTGGTCCAGGAGCTCGGCCTGGGCGTGATCAGCTACTTCTCCCTGGCCAGCGGCTTTCTTACCGGCAAGTACCGCACCAAGGATGATCTCCAGGGCGCGCGGGCAGAGATGGTCAAAGGCTATCTGGACGAACGCGGCATGGCCATTCTCGCCGGTCTCGACGAGATCGCCGAAAAGCACGACGCCACCCCGGCCCAGGTCGCACTGGCCTGGCTGATCGCCCGTCCCAGCATCACCGCCCCCATCGCCAGCGCCACCTCCCAGGCCCAGCTCGACGACCTGATCGCCGCCACTCGGCTACAGCTGCCCGCCGATGACATCACCCTGCTGGATCAGGTCAGCACCTATCGCGAATGACGCACCCAGGCCCCGCAGTAGACTCCTATCGCGGCCATGCCGGTGCGCCATAACGGCCGCTCCTACCATTCAAGTTCGATGTAGGAGCGGCCCATGGCCGCGATGACTGCAGCCGGAGATATGAAATCAAGACGTCAGTCTTGACCTTGCGAGCTCACGGATAGGAGCGCCTGCCCGGATAACCCCCTCTCCCTGCGGGAGAGGGCTGGGGTGAGGGCAACATCTCTCACCCAGCGCCAGTGGAAAAGGCTGCGCCGTTTTCCACGCTACGTATCAGCTGGAGGCTGCCGAAGCCAAACGCCTGCTCGGATAACCCCCTCTCCCTCCGGGAGAAGGCTGGGGTGAGAGCAACATTTCTCAGCCAGCGCCAGTGGAAAAGGCTGCGCCGTTTTCCACGCTACGTATCAGCTGGAGGCTGCCGAAGCCAAACGCCTGCTCGGATAACCCCTCTTCCTCCGGGAGAAGGCTGGGGTGAGCGCAACATCTCTCAGCCAGCGCCAGTGGAAAAGACTGCGCCGTTTTCCACGCTACGTATCAGCTGGAGGCTGCCGAAGCCAAACGCTAGCTTGGATAACCCCCTCTCCCTCCGGGAGAGGGTTGGGGTGAGGGCAACATCTCTCAGCCAGCGCCAGTGTAAAACGCTACGCCGTTTTCCACGCTACGTATCAGCTAGAAGCTGCCGAAGCCAAACGCCTGCTCGGATAACACCCCCCTCTCCCTCCGGGAGAGTGCTGGGGTGAGGGCATCGCGATCCGCTACCGCACATAATCCAACGGCAACGCCGTGCTGTACTTGATCTGCTCCATGGCGAAGCTGGAGCTGACGTCCAGCAGGCCGGGTACCTGAATCAGGCGCTTGTAGACACCGTCGTAGGCGGCGATGTCCGGCACCACGATGCGCATCAGGTAGTCGGTATCGCCGGCCATGCGATAGAGCTCCACCACCTCCGGAATGGCCGCCACCGCCGCATGGAAGCGCTGCAGCCAGTCCATGGCGTGCTGGTTGGTGCGCACCGAGACGAATACGGTCACCCCCACATTGAGCTGCCGTGGATCGAGCAGCGCCACCCGGGCACGAATGACGCCCTGCTCCTCCAGCTTCTGGATACGCCGCCAGCAGGCGGTGGTACCCAGGCCGATACGTTCGGCGATATCGGCCACTGGCCGGGTGCTGTCTTGCTGTAACACCTCAAGAATGGCGCGATCGAAGCGATCCATGGAATATTTTTCTCTAAAGCGGCCTTCTCCTGAAATTATATTCGCACCTGACTACCAACGAGCAGCCAGAAAGCAAATTTCTTCGAGGCTCGTGGCGTTAGCCTAGACGCATTCAAACGCCCGAGGCCGCCATGGACGCTTACCCCCTGTATTTCGATTACGCCGCCACCACCCCGGTCGACGAGACCGTCATCGAAGCCATGCTCGGCTGCATGGGTCGCCAAGGCGTCTTCGGCAATCCTGCCTCGCGTGGTCATGCCTTCGGCAACGACGCCCAGCGCGCCGTGGACAATGCCCGCCAGCAGGTAGCCGAACTGGTCGGCGCCCGGCCCGAGCAGTTGATCTGGACCTCCGGCGCCACCGAATCCAACAATCTCGCCCTGCTTGGCGTGGCCCGCCGCCGAGGCCATGGCCATCTCATCACCAGTTGCCTGGAACACCGGGCGGTCCTGGACACTGCAGCACAGCTGGAAGCCGAGGGGTTCGCCGTCACCTACCTGACCCCGGACGCAGCAGGTCTCATCACCCCCGACGCCGTCGCACAGGCTTGGAGGGAGGACACCTGCCTGGTTTCGCTGATGTTGGTGAACAACGAGCTCGGCACCCTGACCGACATCGCCCATATCGGCCAGCAGGTCCGTGCCCGGGGTGCCCTCTTCCACGTGGACGCCGCCCAGGCCACCGGCAAGGTCGCCATCGATCTGGCCAGCCTGGAGGTCGATCTGATGTCCTTTTCCGCGCACAAGACCTATGGCCCCAAGGGCATCGGCGCTCTCTATGTCGGTCCGCGTGCCGAAGGCGCCTTGCAGGCGCAGATCCATGGGGGCGGCCATGAGCGCGGGTTGCGCTCAGGGACCCTGGCCACCCACCAGATCGTCGGCATGGGCACGGCCTTCGCCCTCGCCGGTCAGGCCATGGCGCGGGAGAACGAGCGTCTCGGCCAGTTGCGCGAGCGGTTCCTGGCCGGCGTCCAGACCTTGCCCGGCATGCAGCTGAACGGCTGCGCCCGGCAGCGCATCCCCCATACCCTCAACCTGACTTTC includes these proteins:
- a CDS encoding EAL domain-containing protein, which produces MNVSSLRVHPALGSALALSGVFLIASLLCITLARQDASSVPTLWLPNGLALAWLLRRQPQEWPLLSIAVVAAAVLADLLSGGTTLHGLGYGLSSLAEILLGAMLLQRQRLAFDRNIAAMGRLLIHGVLLPPLLGAALGTLIMSLAGENEWLTVAVHWYIGDALGLLVVLPLAFLQWPLTLTVFTRHGLGEFVALLVLSPLLAICILSYLPYPFVYLAMLLLMLTMRLTVEGTALIGGLNIFLLGNLIAYDHVIDLTGASLVTQALTYIPVALMQIPPLLLASAVQQSRHQHQRLLRNQARYRHAMQTAPYGMALVSTQGLLSDVNPALESMLGYSRHALEGQPLGDLLAEPHAEPDLGEHEQTLQLRHHDGHALWVMMACSPDHDDQDLLTGYLLQVRDIDAERRADEINAHLRERLQLAIRASNVGIWEWDSRSRQFIADTKVHQLYGLPLIDGYHELTTWIGALHPEDREASMTLFRESIRNLSSYEHEFRIVRPDGVERRILSEVIAIESSEGHCRMVGSNRDVTEHHRLTTALYEEKERLQVTLASIADAVLTTDVDGRVLFLNPVAEQLTGWSLADAQGRPHEEVFLIHDSQSDAILPSPVARCLRDQTITSLDEGAVLLSRHGERHEVQDSAAPVRTVDGRIIGAVLVFQNVTHARNLQRELSYNASHDTLTGLFNRLKFEQELDAAWQQAQAGTTQHALCFIDLDRFKVVNDSAGHAAGDLLLRELGTLLRDSLRGSDAVARIGGDEFALLLRDCDLVQAEAVAEKLIASIGAVRFNWQNRVYDVGASAGIVAITAETRSPAELMSQADVACYTAKHAGRNRAALYRAGSEDVERQHREILMASGLREALEQHRFELHAQPIVATRDSGRDEQHVELLLRLRDVQGQLISPATFIPAAERFGLMSNIDRWVVRQVLIELVPWLQARPQLHVGINLSGNSLSDPGFLPELLELIAASPLDPQRLLFELTETAVINKLSVASALISQVRERGCRIALDDFGAGLSSFTYLKHFRVDYVKIDGSFIRNLDQDPLDRAIVESINQVAHHLGAETIAEFVESRATFELLGTIGVDYAQGYALGKPIPLLEWSGPPRLEP
- a CDS encoding aldo/keto reductase, with the translated sequence MQKRTLGHSDLQVPPLCFGGNVFGWTLDEAQSFRMLDALLDVGLDFIDTADVYSRWAPDNRGGESETLLGKWFARSGKRDQVILATKLGMDMGEGRKGLKASYVQEAVEASLKRLQTDRIDLYQAHCDDQDTPLEETLGAFARLVEQGKVRVIGASNHGGQRLREAAQVAERLGVPGYQSLQPHYNLHARKDYETDLEPVVQELGLGVISYFSLASGFLTGKYRTKDDLQGARAEMVKGYLDERGMAILAGLDEIAEKHDATPAQVALAWLIARPSITAPIASATSQAQLDDLIAATRLQLPADDITLLDQVSTYRE
- a CDS encoding mechanosensitive ion channel family protein, encoding MPTALTRLIDDLEKHPQLLTLVACLGLLLAAWVLNWIVKRILVRGFYRLLRSTSFGQDHELNHHRVIGRLANIVPALVLSIGIELVPGRPDALVTVVQNVCSAFIVLTIALALGSALNMVNVLYSRRPSARLKPIKGYVQVSKIVIYAIAVILMIATLIDRSPLILLSGLGAMAAVLLLIFQDTLLSLVASVQISSNDIIRVGDWIEMPQLNADGDVIDIALHTVKVQNFDKTITTIPTKRFITDSFRNYRGMQEAGGRRIKRALNIDQNSVHFLSDTEREHLHRFNLLDDYLTAKEEELAEWNRKLEKRGQEPVNTRRVTNLGTFRAYVERYLRAHPGVHQGMTLLVRQMPLSGEGLPVEIYCFTNTTVWAQYEGIQGDIFDHLLSILPEFGLHVFQHPSGRDFRGRLVPREAMTSLGEPGTPAP
- the leuA gene encoding 2-isopropylmalate synthase; this translates as MTMLQDPSQKYRPFTPIALPDRTWPDKVINKAPIWLSTDLRDGNQSLIEPMDAEKKMAFFKCLIAVGLKEIEVGFPSASQTDFDFVRELIEGGHIPDDVTIQVLTQARDDLIERTFESLKGAKRAIVHYYNACAPSFRRIVFNQDQAGVKAIAVAAGQTIVRLAAERPETQWGFEYSPEVFSSTETDFAVEVCNAVIAVFAPTPANKLILNLPATIECATPNNYADQIEWFGRHIDRRDSVLISVHTHNDRGTGVAASELAVMAGADRVEGCLFGNGERTGNVCLVTLALNLYTQGVNPELDFSDIDAVRKTVEECNQLPVHPRHPYVGDLVHTAFSGSHQDAIRKGFAQQKPDALWEVPYLPIDPADIGRDYEAVIRVNSQSGKGGIAFLLEQEYGISLPRRMQIEFSQVVQRETDRLGLEMTAAQIHGLLEQEYLQAKSPYALVSHKLREEDGTSTVDIKVAVDGRIEHWHGTAKGPLEALVASLPQTVEIMDYHEHSIGAGANAKAASYIEVRLEGQRPLHGIGIDENITTASFRALLSALNRAVTQAQAKAA
- a CDS encoding glutathione S-transferase family protein, which encodes MIIVHHLNNSRSQRVLWLLEELGVDYRVQRYERAAGGLFAPPELRKVHPLGKSPIIVDGDLTLAESGAIVDYLARRYGPQLLPAQDSPEFVRYTYWLHYAEGSAMTPLLLKLVFDRIATSPMPFFARPIAKGIAAKATASFIQPQLDLHLDYLESQLGASGWFVGDRFTAADIQLSFPLEAAASRAGLDNGKRPKLVDFLKRIHARPAYQRALEQGGSYVYA
- a CDS encoding aminotransferase class V-fold PLP-dependent enzyme, coding for MDAYPLYFDYAATTPVDETVIEAMLGCMGRQGVFGNPASRGHAFGNDAQRAVDNARQQVAELVGARPEQLIWTSGATESNNLALLGVARRRGHGHLITSCLEHRAVLDTAAQLEAEGFAVTYLTPDAAGLITPDAVAQAWREDTCLVSLMLVNNELGTLTDIAHIGQQVRARGALFHVDAAQATGKVAIDLASLEVDLMSFSAHKTYGPKGIGALYVGPRAEGALQAQIHGGGHERGLRSGTLATHQIVGMGTAFALAGQAMARENERLGQLRERFLAGVQTLPGMQLNGCARQRIPHTLNLTFATPLDTAALQRQLAFSTTSACSSAKAAPSHVLLGLGLSAEQAARSYRFSLGRYSSEADVDQAVALIHQHAAQPAPFWA
- a CDS encoding DUF4174 domain-containing protein, with the protein product MKTLALVGLATTLIAGLVSTAQAADNPLEAERWQTRPLILVAPTANDPQVVKLREELAQPANREAFVERDMVLYTVVAGAGSRNDQPLRPEQSQALLQALDARAGQPATLYLVGKDGGVKVSEEQGWSLKALFGTVDRMPMRQ
- a CDS encoding Lrp/AsnC family transcriptional regulator — translated: MDRFDRAILEVLQQDSTRPVADIAERIGLGTTACWRRIQKLEEQGVIRARVALLDPRQLNVGVTVFVSVRTNQHAMDWLQRFHAAVAAIPEVVELYRMAGDTDYLMRIVVPDIAAYDGVYKRLIQVPGLLDVSSSFAMEQIKYSTALPLDYVR